From the Clostridium putrefaciens genome, one window contains:
- a CDS encoding alanyl-tRNA editing protein translates to MYKLFYEDQYIKDFTAEIIDIKEIDNKFHVSLDKTAFFPGGGGQPSDSGLIDNHTVIDVYEKDGTIYHVVEKKPIKIHRVKCSINWSKRIDGMLQHFGQHVLSGCFFKLFNTNTVGFHLGSDISTVDIEGHLTEEQIRKAETFANDIIEENIIAEFFIPSRKELKNVNLRRALPKTNDEIRVVKIGDLDINACCGVHPSSTLELRMIKIKRWEKNKNATRIEFLAGRRAVDYCFKKDKFSYDLCRHLSCNEDEATNAIKNLNDNLKSALDSNKKLKVDLQSYQIKEILEGSEKIGTFNLISKIYIDDDIKYISKLASKLVEHENTIALIIVTSNERANLIFASSKDIQKLNMNDLLKDAISLIDGKGGGSKLLAQGAGKNNSNLKSVIDYASMKIKNIILDSPTPTLI, encoded by the coding sequence ATGTATAAACTTTTTTACGAAGACCAATATATAAAAGATTTTACTGCTGAAATAATTGATATAAAGGAGATAGATAATAAATTTCATGTATCCCTAGATAAGACAGCATTTTTCCCTGGTGGTGGTGGCCAACCCTCTGATTCAGGACTTATAGATAATCATACAGTTATAGATGTATATGAGAAGGATGGCACCATATACCATGTTGTAGAAAAAAAGCCTATTAAAATACATAGGGTTAAATGTTCTATAAACTGGAGTAAAAGAATAGATGGTATGCTTCAACATTTCGGTCAGCATGTTCTTTCGGGATGTTTCTTTAAACTATTTAATACAAATACTGTAGGATTTCATCTAGGATCTGATATTAGTACTGTAGATATTGAAGGACATCTCACTGAAGAGCAAATAAGAAAGGCTGAAACCTTTGCTAATGATATTATTGAAGAGAATATCATTGCTGAATTCTTTATACCTTCAAGAAAAGAACTTAAAAATGTAAATTTACGAAGAGCTCTCCCAAAGACAAATGATGAAATAAGAGTTGTTAAAATAGGCGATTTAGATATAAATGCTTGTTGTGGCGTTCACCCTAGCTCTACACTAGAACTTAGAATGATAAAAATAAAAAGGTGGGAGAAGAATAAAAATGCCACAAGAATAGAATTTTTAGCTGGAAGGCGAGCAGTAGACTATTGTTTTAAAAAGGATAAATTCTCTTATGACCTTTGCAGACATTTAAGTTGCAATGAAGACGAAGCTACAAATGCCATTAAGAATTTAAATGATAACTTAAAATCAGCTCTAGATAGTAATAAAAAGTTAAAGGTTGATCTTCAAAGTTATCAAATTAAAGAAATCCTAGAAGGCTCAGAAAAAATAGGGACCTTTAATCTTATAAGCAAAATATATATTGATGATGACATAAAGTATATAAGTAAACTAGCCTCAAAACTTGTAGAACATGAAAATACTATAGCCCTTATAATAGTAACTTCAAATGAAAGAGCTAATTTAATATTTGCCTCTTCAAAAGATATACAAAAATTAAACATGAATGATCTTTTAAAGGATGCTATAAGCCTTATAGATGGAAAAGGTGGCGGTAGTAAGCTTCTAGCTCAAGGTGCCGGGAAAAATAATAGTAATCTTAAGTCAGTTATTGATTATGCATCTATGAAGATAAAAAATATTATCCTTGACTCCCCTACTCCTACATTGATATAA
- the dusA gene encoding tRNA dihydrouridine(20/20a) synthase DusA translates to MKKYISNVISPKVSIAPMVDVTDRHFRYFLRILTKRPLLYTEMISCQGIINGNKNKLLDFNKVEKPLSLQIAGSTPEEIYEAVKIADNWDYDELNLNAGCPSDRVSGNFMGATLMAYPKLVKEMVDAMRSATKKPITIKHRIGIDGKNILPPSFHRTLLDSYQDMYDFISIVENSEIDRFIIHARIAILDGLSPKKNREIPPLRYEDVYRLKKEFPYLNMEINGGIKTLEEINHHLKFVNSVMIGRAAYNNSFMLREIDSLYNKDYINNISRKDVIEEFIPYIENLESLGENSFYAIKHIIGLFEGKPGSKRWKQILGTPASKNIKASALLKIALRELPKEVLYNL, encoded by the coding sequence ATGAAAAAATATATATCTAATGTTATTTCACCTAAGGTTAGCATAGCTCCTATGGTCGATGTAACTGATAGACATTTTAGATACTTTCTGAGAATCCTTACAAAAAGACCTCTACTTTACACTGAAATGATAAGTTGCCAAGGCATTATTAATGGGAACAAAAATAAATTGCTAGACTTTAACAAAGTGGAAAAACCTTTATCATTACAAATTGCGGGAAGTACACCTGAAGAAATTTATGAAGCAGTTAAAATTGCTGATAACTGGGATTATGATGAGCTTAATTTAAATGCAGGATGTCCCTCTGATAGAGTTTCAGGAAATTTTATGGGCGCTACATTAATGGCCTATCCAAAACTTGTTAAAGAAATGGTTGATGCCATGAGATCTGCTACAAAAAAGCCTATAACTATTAAACATAGAATTGGCATCGATGGGAAAAACATACTTCCACCATCCTTTCATAGAACCCTACTTGATAGCTATCAGGATATGTATGATTTTATTTCTATAGTTGAAAACTCTGAAATTGATAGATTTATTATACATGCAAGAATCGCAATACTAGATGGACTAAGTCCAAAAAAAAATAGAGAAATCCCACCCTTAAGGTATGAGGATGTTTATAGATTAAAAAAAGAGTTTCCATACCTTAATATGGAGATTAATGGTGGTATAAAAACTCTAGAAGAGATTAATCACCACCTTAAATTTGTTAATAGCGTAATGATTGGTAGAGCTGCTTATAATAACAGTTTTATGTTAAGAGAAATTGACTCACTTTATAATAAAGATTATATAAATAATATATCAAGAAAAGATGTTATAGAGGAGTTTATACCCTATATAGAAAACTTAGAAAGCCTTGGAGAAAACTCTTTTTATGCTATCAAACATATTATTGGATTATTTGAAGGTAAACCTGGAAGTAAAAGATGGAAGCAGATACTAGGAACGCCAGCTTCTAAAAATATAAAGGCTTCAGCTCTTCTTAAAATCGCATTAAGAGAACTCCCTAAAGAAGTCTTATATAACCTTTAA
- a CDS encoding spore coat associated protein CotJA, protein MFYMEDSEDSRLSSDCITQKKCIPQETVITNVRLAAAYVPYQKLCTLFSPIESLKRGTAFPELYSPFEGENKKGVKLSKSEKGGCYER, encoded by the coding sequence ATGTTTTATATGGAAGACTCTGAAGATTCTAGACTTAGTTCAGACTGCATAACACAAAAGAAATGTATACCACAAGAAACTGTAATAACTAATGTTAGGCTTGCTGCTGCATATGTTCCATACCAAAAGCTATGTACTCTTTTTTCACCTATTGAGTCACTTAAAAGAGGTACTGCTTTTCCGGAACTTTACAGTCCTTTTGAAGGAGAAAATAAAAAAGGTGTTAAACTAAGTAAGAGTGAAAAGGGAGGTTGCTATGAAAGGTGA
- a CDS encoding spore coat protein CotJB has product MKGEIDRMELLKLITISSFMKEDLSLYLNTHPMDEKVITRYNFHVMESKALKERYEMNYGMISEHDSCSPCPWQWIDQPWPWEYEANFRFHKEGI; this is encoded by the coding sequence ATGAAAGGTGAAATAGATAGAATGGAACTTTTAAAACTAATTACTATTTCAAGTTTTATGAAAGAGGACCTTTCTTTGTATCTTAATACCCATCCAATGGATGAGAAGGTTATTACAAGATATAACTTCCACGTAATGGAATCAAAGGCCTTAAAAGAAAGGTATGAGATGAATTATGGCATGATATCCGAACATGACTCTTGTAGTCCTTGCCCTTGGCAATGGATAGATCAGCCATGGCCTTGGGAATATGAGGCTAACTTTAGATTTCATAAGGAGGGGATATAA
- a CDS encoding manganese catalase family protein: MWTYDKYLQYPVKIKNPSPRMAKVIITQYGGPDGELGAALRYLSQRFTMVTPEAIATLNDIGTEELAHLEMVGSMVRQLMKGASIEEIDAQGMGAYFADHGRGVYPASASGVPFNAAGIQSKGDPIVDLTENLAAEQKARATYEYLITMADDPDVIEPLKFLREREVVHYQRFGEALRIVQEKLQEPRLYMMK; the protein is encoded by the coding sequence ATGTGGACATACGATAAATACCTACAATATCCTGTTAAAATAAAAAATCCTAGCCCTAGAATGGCAAAGGTAATTATAACTCAATATGGTGGACCCGATGGTGAACTTGGTGCGGCACTTAGATACTTAAGCCAAAGATTTACTATGGTTACTCCTGAAGCTATAGCTACATTAAATGATATTGGTACAGAGGAATTAGCCCATTTAGAAATGGTTGGTTCCATGGTTCGTCAATTAATGAAAGGTGCAAGCATTGAAGAAATTGATGCACAGGGTATGGGTGCTTATTTTGCCGATCATGGTAGAGGGGTATATCCTGCAAGTGCTTCAGGTGTGCCATTTAACGCTGCCGGTATCCAATCAAAAGGTGATCCAATTGTTGACCTTACAGAAAACTTAGCAGCAGAACAAAAAGCAAGAGCTACTTATGAGTATTTAATAACTATGGCTGATGATCCTGATGTAATAGAACCTTTAAAGTTTTTAAGAGAGAGAGAAGTTGTACACTATCAAAGATTTGGAGAAGCTCTTAGAATTGTTCAAGAAAAGTTACAAGAACCACGCCTATATATGATGAAATAA
- a CDS encoding DUF1002 domain-containing protein, which yields MKNKIIFILLISIIITGLFSPVSVRAKDENKRIVTLGSDLTKAQRLQMLERFDVTENQIEKDEIKEVEVTIQDIREQLGMDTSKPVAKGSVSISSCYVEVLPKGKGISVTTNNLTEVNKNMLSNAIVTSGITDAKVIADAPYKVTGTAALAGILKGFEQSMGKELPLENKEVARDEINVTKSLGNEIGPDKASSLINDAKTEVIKEKPKDKQDIVGIVDKTADRYEVKLSESQQQSITELLTKLNDLDLNYKDLKGTLSKLNDTMTKSLEKSGVILKENNTLLKKISRQLDRFGSFIKGIFNKDSIEKIEPADIETKKTQIKDTIDDLIEKVPAK from the coding sequence ATGAAAAATAAAATTATTTTTATACTTTTAATAAGTATTATAATTACTGGGTTATTTTCTCCAGTAAGCGTAAGGGCAAAGGATGAAAATAAACGTATAGTAACTTTGGGTTCAGATTTAACAAAGGCCCAAAGACTTCAGATGCTAGAAAGATTTGATGTAACAGAAAATCAAATAGAAAAAGATGAAATTAAAGAAGTAGAGGTAACTATACAAGATATAAGAGAGCAACTCGGTATGGATACTAGTAAACCTGTAGCTAAGGGCAGCGTTTCTATTTCTAGCTGTTATGTTGAGGTATTGCCTAAAGGAAAGGGTATAAGTGTAACCACAAATAATTTAACAGAAGTAAATAAAAACATGCTATCTAATGCCATTGTAACCTCTGGAATAACAGATGCAAAGGTAATAGCGGATGCTCCTTATAAGGTAACGGGAACTGCTGCACTTGCTGGTATACTGAAGGGATTCGAACAATCTATGGGTAAAGAATTACCTTTAGAAAATAAAGAGGTAGCAAGAGATGAAATAAATGTAACTAAATCTTTAGGGAATGAAATAGGACCAGATAAAGCGTCTTCATTAATAAATGATGCAAAAACAGAAGTGATAAAAGAAAAACCTAAAGATAAACAAGACATAGTAGGAATAGTGGACAAAACTGCTGATAGATATGAGGTTAAGCTATCTGAAAGCCAGCAACAAAGCATCACAGAGCTTTTAACAAAATTAAATGATTTAGATTTGAATTATAAAGACCTAAAAGGTACTTTGTCTAAGTTAAATGATACAATGACAAAGAGTTTAGAAAAATCAGGAGTTATTTTGAAGGAAAATAACACTTTATTAAAAAAGATTTCCAGACAGCTAGATAGGTTTGGAAGCTTTATTAAAGGAATATTTAATAAAGACTCAATAGAAAAGATAGAGCCTGCTGATATAGAAACTAAAAAGACACAAATTAAAGATACCATAGATGATCTAATTGAAAAAGTACCAGCAAAGTAA
- the arsM gene encoding arsenite methyltransferase: MSDIKKIDVRNLVRDSYKKIAISNSKKSGCCDNNELSLKKSALEISRKIGYSDEEILGAPEETNMGLGCGNPQLIAKIKSGETVIDLGCGGGFDCFLASKKVGANGYIIGVDMTSEMITSARRSCKRHQYKNVDFRLGEIENLPVADNTADVIISNCVINLSPNKQRVYNEAYRVLKKGGRVAISDIVLMKELTSEMKQDEKLYCGUVTGASSVEELKGYLEKAGFNDININTKKVSKEYAEKWGHKLKVGEYIMAAEVSAIKSTK; the protein is encoded by the coding sequence ATGAGTGATATTAAAAAAATAGATGTTAGAAATTTAGTTCGTGACAGTTATAAAAAGATTGCTATATCTAATTCAAAAAAATCTGGCTGTTGTGATAATAATGAGTTATCATTAAAAAAATCAGCCTTAGAGATTTCTCGCAAAATAGGTTATTCTGATGAAGAAATATTAGGGGCTCCAGAGGAGACTAATATGGGACTTGGATGTGGTAATCCTCAACTAATAGCTAAGATAAAGTCAGGTGAAACCGTTATAGACCTTGGATGTGGTGGGGGTTTTGATTGCTTTTTAGCCTCAAAAAAGGTTGGAGCTAATGGATACATTATAGGGGTAGATATGACATCAGAGATGATAACTAGTGCAAGACGAAGTTGCAAAAGGCACCAATATAAAAATGTAGACTTTAGATTAGGTGAAATCGAAAATCTGCCTGTGGCTGATAATACAGCGGATGTAATCATCTCCAATTGTGTTATAAATCTATCACCAAATAAGCAAAGAGTTTATAATGAAGCTTATCGTGTGTTAAAAAAAGGTGGCAGAGTTGCAATTTCTGATATAGTTCTTATGAAAGAATTAACATCTGAAATGAAGCAAGATGAAAAACTTTACTGTGGATGAGTTACTGGTGCATCTTCCGTGGAAGAATTAAAAGGTTATTTAGAAAAGGCTGGTTTTAATGATATTAATATCAATACCAAAAAAGTATCTAAAGAATATGCTGAAAAATGGGGACATAAGCTAAAGGTTGGAGAATACATTATGGCTGCAGAAGTATCCGCCATAAAATCAACTAAATAG